From Drosophila suzukii chromosome 2R, CBGP_Dsuzu_IsoJpt1.0, whole genome shotgun sequence, a single genomic window includes:
- the LOC108005676 gene encoding mucin-2, which yields MRLPRSPPALWLWPLLALANSGILAYPNSEPQQPLATYVTTPTTSSQRSQSANQHLRPAFVYDSPPPEGEVGSNSMRPLATTTSDVPNEEIGPSKKVIGSSASPAVSVVLDGNEPQFTDVLGNKMPKPHPSLQVASPIVLLNPDRYEFYTFDEQGELVKRLMTMQEIQSIVANGDGEGPSIIHPAALTENNPDQNVQDIVSSVQNVLNKEVASSSAKNSSGELLPPILDTPDVFSSWSLILPAIFGNTGDNIFPQQRPQQIIMTPESELLETSTRAPLPLTIATKKPMPSKRKQVTKRKPATTISTTPVTPQVVQEELDPMDSVYTGIQQYQQVAANMPEFELLHMQPIYQKQPSTTRQPETTTRRVFYNNQEIIHTPTSSSSAPSTTEIFFTHQLAKKPVSVQRKPTQPQRVKKPNGGAESTSQATGGKQKVRKKTTTTTTTTPAPHSETEPFTQGEPETIEKTTTSTQAPPSTTQKKKKRKPTRTPGTGSSAGSSKPSKTKRKPTSAPQAQIAGTLNFSRPHRPQKKTKPTTTSTTTTTTPLPEAITSTTLKPVTTLPEAPTTEPPEENLVTTTPEPPTTIPTTTITAEAPTTTSTEPQTLTLEAIVTAASATTTTAGSVKSTTIPLALHHQKLHNRPASRPSSQHHNQFHAKPVHITTTESTKVAGEAEAESYGLLNVISSSSTTHKLYYPLPSSVSDAPQNMTSILANSAGPDSPLKKTQLPSLAQLQQQLHPGSPSPAPQLSPAQILSMDQILQSLSQDLSTTDKGKKDSTESPLRHGNAGSKLQMDALTSKKKVAVMPSAQTTTTTTGISTTSSKPTTILTNNKPLISHYGGSTLATMLNEEGEDFTDSKESSKVHQLAAKTTLSSLDDDDEEQAPVVVITARPQFFTRKPEPLLPIKTNQIQEEPETTELPRQTQFLVTTPMSPLEELDAITDKPLVEPIFVHIPEANEPNVLSGNNPQSVEAEDGANASVATTEQTLRLPVSESSTVSDFDSTEVTPMIADLVHQLNLEMLRPTDQISMANFQTQAATVASTLVDGSNSLFSDVPINLSETKDELEFLMSDVIQQIAQGDQSISPLREQPIYDSQRLTNFAQLNTSFLLQPKPENTAEPTEPHEPYKQESTYSESFSASPIHEKTGTQRIPVLSLSQIYAQQQQDKDEEQKDFFNERVEEQPTSESFGYDPDSALEKASTTTPTVDTTETNIVKAIITTERQPADERSQEWTTSREEGFGSEKYTTHSSDIPESYAYRESTEEMPELLTNAQQAEKEPELVLTTMAESALTTKLYEGEKTTLATNVYQEAQEDQSLTKQEQQPDEGQAAVVEESASKDAQLQPQYESPTSEDPEEPEVRVTAIPGDMSLASSDSDMSLSSEQVTEKIEKSTVTSLQLNDESFEENSDELTTVIFEEHDAEGEEAVTSAQVLQPDDEDPYVKLGETTASVVRPLKSNTEEVGEDKSVTKPKENTYKVTLPSNGQQGGDQADKEDEEDQVIFQLPFSLPSTTITTTTTKPTTSTTTFTTYSVSPPTTKRLNTLKPVSYYVQSSLLGGYNQVDLEPLKELPYNANKMDPAQPQALSHSQFSSTLTQQRPTQRPLLLTKLMASSTQSTRPPVILAPSPESSQGLEASTVVMDEDLQPFARLCNELAFSYWRAITSEKISSARSLVISPFALTSMLSMVFLGARGSTSGEMNEILKLDEMVTFNPHLILKNITNSVEQATDRGIATAAFVREIFSDRANGKILPFFKEKTQQLYAGHVEEVNFHVVNDIVRRRTNLLVKRHTMGKVLEYLRTNSVWVNGPLATVSANLFQTDCSHGSTADRDGEMFFQVHPMVRQRRLVPIPAVLYRSGFLAGYEHSLDATVVAFGRVQDTVSTVYVMPGRQSSISPMDNLDRLERNLVEKAFGKSRAWSRLLTSLTDQPEMEVQLPRFSHRSFVNSSLGLQKMGLRGLFKSDLADLRGLTGGGGRDIFLSDMIQINTFSTCGEEKISEHHHVEMYPAPPLRKRNKDVDATDDAFDSSEAVVEFGSFAQDSTLGRGFYDDLLDPKYLELPLPLRPRQARVPDAPRLRFDKPFLYFVRHNPTGMILFMGRFNPRLLP from the exons ATGCGTCTACCGCGCTCACCCCCAGCGCTGTGGCTATGGCCCTTGCTAGCCTTGGCTAACTCCGGCATTCTTGCGTATCCGAATAGCGAGCCGCAGCAGCCGCTGGCCACCTATGTCACCACCCCGACGACATCGAGCCAAAGGAGCCAGTCTGCTAACCAGCACTTGCGACCGGCATTCGTCTATGACTCACCTCCCCCGGAAGGGGAGGTGGGCTCGAATTCTATGCGTCCCCTGGCCACAACAACATCCGATGTCCCGAACGAGGAGATTGGGCCGTCAAAGAAAGTCATCGGTTCCAG TGCAAGCCCGGCAGTGTCAGTTGTTCTTGATGGAAATGAACCTCAGTTCACGGATGTCCTCGGTAACAAGATGCCTAAACCGCATCCGTCCTTGCAAGTGGCCAGTCCAATCGTTCTTCTTAACCCAGACCGCTACGAATTCTACACTTTTGACGAGCAAGGCGAGTTGGTCAAGCGGTTGATGACCATGCAGGAGATCCAGAGCATCGTGGCCAATGGAGACGGCGAGGGACCGTCAATCATTCACCCGGCCGCTCTAACTGAGAACAATCCCGACCAAAATGTTCAAGATATTGTAAGCAGCGTGCAAAACGTGCTAAACAAGGAGGTTGCATCCAGCTCAGCAAAGAACAGCTCTGGGGAGCTTCTTCCTCCTATTCTGGATACCCCTGACGTCTTTTCCTCCTGGTCCCTAATACTGCCTGCCATTTTCGGAAATACAGGGGACAATATCTTTCCACAACAGCGACCGCAGCAGATTATTATGACTCCCGAGTCGGAGTTGCTGGAGACGTCCACCAGAGCGCCATTACCACTTACGATAGCCACAAAAAAGCCTATGCCCTCTAAGCGCAAACAGGTCACAAAACGAAAGCCCGCCACCACTATCAGCACCACCCCGGTTACACCTCAGGTAGTGCAGGAGGAGCTAGATCCCATGGACTCCGTGTACACAGGTATCCAGCAATATCAGCAGGTTGCTGCTAATATGCCAGAGTTCGAGCTTCTTCACATGCAGCCCATCTACCAGAAGCAACCGAGCACTACAAGACAGCCAGAAACAACAACGCGGCGAGTATTCTACAACAACCAGGAGATAATACACACGCCCACCTCCTCGAGCAGCGCCCCCTCGACCACCGAGATTTTTTTTACCCATCAACTGGCCAAGAAGCCGGTGAGTGTTCAGCGCAAGCCGACACAGCCTCAACGCGTGAAAAAACCTAACGGTGGTGCCGAAAGTACTTCCCAGGCTACCGGAGGAAAACAGAAGGTCAGGAAGAAGACAaccaccacaacaacaactacacCAGCCCCACATTCCGAAACAGAGCCCTTCACCCAGGGGGAGCCTGAAACAATAGAAAAAACGACCACAAGCACCCAAGCACCTCCATCGACTACtcaaaaaaagaagaaacgGAAACCCACACGAACGCCAGGTACAGGATCATCTGCCGGCAGCTCCAAGCCATCGAAGACAAAGCGCAAACCAACGTCTGCACCACAGGCGCAAATTGCCGGAACTCTGAATTTTTCCAGACCTCATAGACCTCAAAAAAAGACCAAGCCTACTACAACTTCTACCACGACGACCACGACGCCATTACCAGAAGCCATTACAAGTACGACTTTGAAGCCAGTGACCACCCTTCCAGAGGCCCCAACTACAGAGCCGCCAGAAGAGAATCTAGTCACTACCACTCCAGAACCCCCAACCACAATCCCTACAACAACGATAACAGCAGAGGCTCCCACAACCACATCAACAGAGCCGCAGACATTAACATTAGAAGCCATAGTAACAGCAGCCAgtgctacaacaacaacagctggTTCTGTTAAATCCACAACGATACCACTTGCGTTGCACCATCAAAAATTGCACAACAGGCCCGCTAGCCGTCCATCCAGTCAACACCACAACCAATTCCACGCGAAGCCAGTGCACATCACAACAACAGAGTCGACTAAAGTGGCTGGGGAGGCAGAAGCCGAGAGCTATGGATTGCTTAATGTAATTTCCTCATCGAGCACCACACATAAGCTATACTATCCCCTGCCCAGTTCTGTATCTGACGCCCCTCAAAATATGACTAGTATTCTCGCTAATTCTGCGGGTCCTGATTCGCCTTTGAAGAAGACCCAACTGCCTTCGCTTGCGCAGCTCCAACAACAGTTGCACCCTGGATCACCATCTCCAGCGCCACAGCTCTCACCCGCACAGATACTCTCAATGGACCAAATATTGCAGTCGCTGTCCCAAGACCTTTCCACCACAGATAAGGGGAAAAAAGATTCCACTGAGAGTCCTCTGAGACATGGCAACGCGGGTAGCAAATTGCAGATGGATGCCCTGACCAGTAAGAAGAAGGTAGCAGTCATGCCCTCAGCACAAACAACGACTACTACAACTGGAATTTCAACTACCTCTTCAAAACCCACCACAATTTTGACAAACAACAAGCCCCTTATTTCCCACTACGGTGGCAGCACTTTGGCCACGATGCTCAATGAGGAAGGGGAAGATTTTACCGACTCTAAAGAATCTTCTAAGGTCCATCAGCTAGCAGCGAAGACTACGCTAAGCAGCCTTGATGACGATGACGAGGAGCAAGCCCCCGTTGTGGTGATCACCGCTAGACCACAGTTCTTTACGAGGAAGCCGGAACCACTGCTGCCCATTAAAACCAATCAGATCCAGGAAGAGCCAGAGACCACCGAGTTGCCCAGACAGACACAGTTTCTGGTCACAACGCCAATGTCACCGTTGGAAGAACTGGATGCTATTACGGATAAGCCTTTAGTGGAACCAATCTTTGTTCATATACCGGAGGCTAACGAACCTAACGTACTTAGCGGTAATAACCCACAGTCAGTGGAGGCTGAGGATGGGGCGAATGCATCGGTGGCTACCACTGAACAGACGCTGAGGCTTCCAGTCTCCGAGAGCAGCACAGTGTCCGATTTTGACAGTACTGAAGTTACCCCCATGATCGCTGACCTGGTGCACCAACTCAATTTGGAAATGCTTAGGCCCACGGACCAAATATCCATGGCCAACTTTCAGACGCAGGCGGCCACTGTCGCCTCCACACTAGTGGATGGCAGCAACTCGCTTTTCTCGGATGTCCCTATAAATTTAAGCGAGACTAAGGACGAGCTTGAATTCCTAATGTCTGATGTTATCCAGCAGATAGCTCAGGGGGATCAGAGCATTTCCCCGCTAAGGGAGCAGCCGATATACGATTCACAACGATTGACCAATTTCGCCCAACTGAATACTTCTTTCTTGCTTCAGCCAAAACCAGAAAATACCGCGGAGCCTACAGAGCCTCATGAACCATACAAACAAGAATCAACCTACTCGGAATCTTTCTCTGCAAGTCCGATCCATGAAAAGACGGGCACTCAACGGATTCCAGTTCTATCGCTTTCCCAGATATATGCGCAGCAACAGCAAGATAAAGATGAGGAGCAGAAAGATTTTTTCAACGAACGAGTCGAGGAGCAGCCAACTTCAGAATCCTTTGGGTATGACCCTGATTCCGCCCTGGAGAAGGCGTCCACTACAACACCCACAGTAGATACCACCGAGACTAATATCGTTAAGGCTATCATCACCACCGAGCGACAGCCGGCAGATGAACGCAGCCAGGAATGGACAACTTCCAGAGAAGAGGGTTTCGGCAGCGAGAAGTACACCACGCACTCAAGTGACATCCCTGAAAGCTACGCATACAGGGAAAGTACAGAAGAAATGCCCGAGCTGCTCACAAATGCACAGCAGGCGGAAAAAGAGCCAGAGCTTGTACTTACAACGATGGCAGAGTCAGCGTTGACCACGAAACTGTATGAGGGCGAAAAGACAACATTAGCGACAAATGTTTACCAGGAAGCACAGGAAGATCAATCCTTAACAAAGCAAGAACAGCAGCCGGATGAAGGCCAAGCAGCCGTTGTGGAGGAGAGCGCCTCGAAGGACGCCCAACTACAACCACAATATGAGTCACCGACCAGCGAAGATCCGGAGGAGCCTGAAGTGAGGGTCACAGCAATTCCAGGTGACATGTCCTTGGCTTCTTCGGATTCGGACATGTCGTTGAGCTCCGAACAGGTCACTGAAAAAATCGAAAAGAGCACAGTCACGTCGCTGCAATTGAACGACGAGTCATTTGAGGAAAATTCCGACGAGCTGACTACTGTTATTTTCGAAGAACATGACGCTGAGGGTGAGGAGGCGGTAACAAGTGCTCAAGTATTACAGCCAGATGATGAGGATCCCTACGTGAAGCTAGGGGAAACGACGGCGAGTGTGGTGAGGCCGCTGAAATCCAACACAGAAGAGGTCGGTGAGGATAAAAGCGTGACTAAGCCCAAAGAGAATACCTATAAGGTAACATTGCCTAGCAATGGACAGCAGGGAGGAGATCAGGCGGATAAAGAAGACGAGGAGGATCAAGTAATTTTCCAACTACCTTTCTCTCTGCCCAGCACAACAATAACAACTACTACTACAAAGCCCACTACTTCGACAACTACTTTTACGACTTACAGTGTTTCCCCACCCACAACAAAGCGACTGAACACGCTGAAGCCGGTTTCGTACTACGTTCAGTCCTCGCTACTGGGTGGTTACAATCAAGTGGACTTAGAGCCGCTAAAAGAGCTTCCCTACAATGCCAACAAGATGGACCCAGCCCAACCACAGGCTCTATCCCATAGTCAATTTTCATCTACTTTGACCCAGCAGCGTCCTACCCAGCGACCTCTCTTGCTGACTAAACTTATGGCAAGCTCCACGCAATCGACACGACCACCCGTAATACTAGCTCCTAGTCCTGAATCCTCCCAGGGGCTTGAGGCCTCAACCGTGGTAATGGACGAGGATCTTCAACCTTTTGCCAGACTCTGCAACGAGCTGGCTTTCAGCTACTGGCGTGCCATTACCTCCGAGAAAATCAGCTCAGCCAGAAGTCTGGTCATCTCCCCGTTCGCCCTCACCTCTATGCTTTCAATGGTCTTTCTAGGGGCACGCGGAAGCACGTCCGGGGAGATGAACGAAATCCTAAAGCTGGACGAAATGGTTACCTTCAACCCACACCTGatacttaaaaatataaccAACTCAGTGGAACAGGCTACGGACAGAGGTATCGCGACAGCTGCTTTCGTACGTGAGATTTTCAGCGATCGTGCCAACGGGAAAATACTGCCCTTCTTTAAGGAGAAAACCCAGCAGCTGTACGCCGGTCACGTCGAGGAGGTCAACTTCCATGTGGTTAACGACATCGTGCGACGCCGCACTAACCTGTTGGTAAAGCGCCACACGATGGGGAAGGTTCTTGAGTATTTGCGTACCAACAGCGTCTGGGTGAACGGGCCACTAGCCACGGTCTCGGCCAATCTCTTCCAGACAGACTGCTCGCATGGCTCTACAGCGGATCGCGATGGAGAGATGTTCTTCCAAGTGCACCCCATGGTCCGCCAGCGCCGGCTCGTTCCCATTCCGGCCGTGCTGTACCGATCTGGCTTCTTGGCGGGATACGAACATAGTCTGGACGCTACCGTTGTGGCTTTCGGCCGAGTTCAAGACACAGTTAGCACGGTCTACGTGATGCCCGGCCGCCAGAGCTCTATCTCGCCGATGGACAACCTGGACCGGCTGGAGCGCAACCTGGTGGAAAAGGCTTTCGGAAAGTCGCGTGCCTGGAGCCGTCTTCTTACCTCTTTAACGGATCAACCAGAAATGGAGGTACAGCTGCCGCGCTTTTCACACCGCTCGTTTGTTAACTCTTCGTTGGGTCTGCAGAAGATGGGCCTGCGCGGCCTTTTCAAGTCGGACTTGGCCGACCTACGTGGTCTGACTGGCGGAGGAGGCCGCGATATCTTCTTATCCGACATGATCCAGATCAACACGTTCAGCACCTGCGGTGAAGAGAAGATCTCCGAGCATCACCATGTAGAAATGTACCCGGCGCCACCGTTGCGCAAGCGGAACAAGGACGTGGACGCCACTGACGACGCCTTCGACTCGTCGGAGGCAGTCGTTGAATTCGGCTCATTTGCGCAGGATTCGACGCTGGGACGGGGCTTCTACGACGACCTGCTGGACCCCAAGTACTTGGAACTTCCGCTGCCTCTCCGTCCACGGCAGGCTCGCGTCCCAGATGCACCGCGGCTTCGCTTCGACAAGCCCTTCCTGTACTTCGTGCGCCACAACCCAACGGGCATGATCCTGTTCATGGGGCGCTTCAACCCACGCCTGCTGCCGTGA